In the genome of Capricornis sumatraensis isolate serow.1 chromosome 4, serow.2, whole genome shotgun sequence, the window AGTAACAACATCTGAGGGCTCACCTGTAGACGTAGTATCTGGAACTAAGACCCAAGTCCCAAGCTCACTCTCTCACCCACTGCCCCGGGGCCTCCGGGACATCGAGCGCCGGAACAGAGGAGCCCCTTTGTGTCCAGGCCATTTCCTGGAAAGTAGAGTCAGATCACACTGAGGCCTTTGTAGGCTTGGGATAAGGTatggggaggggtggtggtggcggGGATTAGAGGCTGACTGGGTGTCgtggcgggcggggcggggcggggggatgGAGTAGTCGTCTCACACCTATGCTTTAAACCCAGGTGGAGCAACCCCATTGCGTCAAAGATGAAAGGCTGGGGTTGGCTGGCCCTGCTTCTGGGGGCCCTGTTGGGAACTGCCTGGGCCCGGAGGAGCCAGGATCTACACTGTGGAGGTAAAGGCACAGAAGAAGAAATGGGAGGaagcagggtgggatggggaagataGAGCTTTAGAGAGGATGGGATCCAAGGCCTGGGAGAAGGATGAGTGGaagccccagtttgattcctttctccccctccccccttgcATCAGCTTGCAGGGCTCTAGTGGATGAACTTGAGTGGGAAATTGCCCAGGTGGATCCCAAGAAGACCATTCAGATGGGCTCTTTCCGAATCAATCCAGATGGCAGCCAGTCAGTGGTGGAGGTAATTTGACTGTTCCCCCAAATAGCTCACTCTAACTTTGAATGAGAACTCAACTAATGAGATATCTAAAAGATGGGGCTGTTTCATTTGGAAGAGGCTGAAGGCTTGTATCCCATACATTTGCTTCCCTGGCTCCCTAATACCCCAGAAATCCTAATACTTTGTAGAAGTTGTAGAAGTTGTTAGCAGACAGAGAACCTTTTCCATATCAGCCCCCTTTTCCATATCCTTAATCCATGTGACTTGTGTTTTCACTATGACAGTATGGTatacatacattcattcattcaaaaaatatatatatttatttatatatatatatatataggtcttatCTATATATTTAGGAAATTTGTTTTAGTAGAAAACATAATACACACAGACAGAAAGCTGTACCTAGTGAGTATTTGGGAAATGTTAAGGttatgatgcttttgaaatgcttTAATAGTTATCTTCAAAGCCTACACTatctgactgaagcaacttagcgtgcatgcaacCATCTGATGCTCTCATTTTAAGGGCAGGTATTAGCCTCATTTTaataccaaaaataataataataataaccttaCAGCCATAAGAATTAAAGAAATTCAAAGGAAGAGAACACATAGTGACCAGGGTTAATCAAAGAGGTCATTTATCTATAATTTGGAAAgatacctattttattttttaggcttgTATAATGAGGTAAAATAAGATCGCATATTTGAATGGactttgttctttagttgctaagttgtatctgactctttgcgaccccatggactgtgggcctccaggctcctctgtccatgggatttcccaggcaagaatactggagtaggttgccatttccttctccagggaatattcccgacccagggattgaacccaggtcttctgcattggcaggcagattctttactgctgagccactaggactTAAGAATTACACAAATCATAATGGTTTTAAATTGGAGAAGGCTTTTTAGAGAAGGTTGATCAAGCTAGATTTGGAAGGAAAAGTAAGGGTATGAATCATTAATGTACAGAGGTAGAAGAATATGACCCAAGGCTGAGGACATTTCTAGGTGCCTTATGCTCGCTCAGAGGCCCACCTCACAGAGCTGCTAGAGGAGGTATGCGACCGGATGAAGGAGTATGGGGAACAGATCGACCCTTCCACGCACCGCAAGAACTATGTACGTGTCGTGGGCCGGAATGGAGAATCCAGTGAACTGGACCTACAGGGCATTCGAATTGATTCAGACATCAGTGGCACCCTCAAGTTCGCGGTGAGCTATGGGAATGGGTAGCTGGTTCTTGAAAATTAGGGGAGTTATTGGAGAGCCCAAGTGGAAAGTTAGGTTCatgtccttctcctcctctctggaGGTGGAGACCAGAGGCTTCCCCTTGCTGGCTTCTCTCACTGCTTTCTCCCTTGGGTTGACAGTGTGAGAGCATTGTGGAGGAGTACGAGGATGAACTCATTGAATTCTTTTCCCGAGAGGCTGACAATGTTAAAGACAAACTTTGCAGTAAGCGAACAGGTAAGCTGCTGTCACTTTACCTCCTGTCCTCACATCCCTGTGGAACCTGGCACATTCTCCAGTGTGTGTCCCACTCCCTGTCCTCCAGCGTCCCCCTAacacctcctcctccagcctaATCTATGAAGTTAGCTTCAGAGTTACTTATGGCTTAGGGACTTGGGTCGATCCTCTCCATTCTCTTCCTGTCAGCTTTCAGAATTTGTGGCTCCCTCACCTGAGATACATAGGGGTGAGAGGATGATGGGAGAGTTTGTCATTTTAAAGTCTATGCTGGggtgggggaattccctggtgggccagtggttaggactctgcacttccactgccgggggcatgggttggatccctggtcaggaatcaagaccccacatgcctcgaggtgtggcaaaaaaaaaaaaaaagcatatgatCTGAAAAATGGCGGTCGGTGTATGTCAATTTGTTTGGGGGTATTTTCTTGATAGTGGCATATATCAGCGTGAGAGTGGCGTTTTCTTTGAAACTGTCATGTGCTATTTGCAGATCTATGTGACCATGCCCTGCACATATCGCATGATGAGCTGTGAACCACTGGAGCGGCTCAGACTGACAAGCTTGATGGATCACCCCCAGGAGGGGAAGAGGGTAGCAATGCCTTTTATATTATGTTtttactgaaatgaactgaaaaaatatGAAACCAAAAGTATGAACTGTGTTGTCTTTTCATGCCCAGAATTAGGCCCTTACATTAGGCTTGAAAGTAGGAGATTccagacaggaagaaaaaaagggaaggaaaggaaaagctttGGGAATTGTATAGTGCTAAGGtagaagggcaggaggagagggggacagcagagaatgagatggtaggatggcatcacagactcaatggacatgggtttgggtgaactccaggagttggtgatggacagggaggcccagtgtgctgcggtttatggggtcacagagttggacacgactgagtgactgaactgaactgaactgaaggtagaaGGAGCCTGAACCATAATTCTTTTGTCATCTGAAGTTCCTGATGGACTAACAAACTAGATAAGCATTTATTCTGTGCTTACTCAATATAATGTGTTTAGAGTCTAATTATTGTGAGAAGAGGAAACTCTCTGCATAAGCTAGGGAACATGAATAAGTGTATAgtagcacagggcttccctggtggctcagcggtaaagaatccacctacagtgcaggagctgcaggagatgtgggttcaatccctggtttgggaagattgcctggagaagggcatggcaacccactccagtattcttgcctggagaatcccatggacagacgagcccagcgggctacagtccatggggtcataaagagttggacatgactgaagggacttagcatgcatgcatgcattcatggTAGTATAGGATTCTAGAAATTAGTTGTATTCATACTGATGAAATATAAGATAGAGCGcagtcctgaaggaaatggaTTTTTTTACCCTCTGTACCCTTCCAGATGGAGGGATCAGCAAGAGCAGACAGGAAAGGGCAAAAGGATGTGATCATCTCAGCTGACAAGTAAGGGCTTTGTCAGATAGGGAGAGATGAGGTAAGGAATGTTATTGAAGGAAAGGTCTTGCTTTCAGACTCCATGCCAACAGCAACATGTCATCTCCATCCCTAGTTATGGCCAATGTAGACTATAAGTATACTACAGTGTGGACTACACACACTTTCTGTGCGTAGAGATTCTGTCCTGGGATACAAGATGAAAATGTAAAGGATACTTCTTTGAGGAGCTTCTAAAACACCCTGATCCTGAAGTGTGGCTGTCTCAGGGTTTGGAATGGAACATCTGTCCCAGGGAGAAACACGTGTTACTAAGGTTTATTACAtttcaaagactttaaaaaaattatttattggctgtgcagggtcttagttggGGGAACttttacttgcagcatgtgggatctagttccctgaccagggattgaaactgggtacCTAGCATTGGGatcgcagagtcttagccactagaccaccagggaaggccccattTCAAAGACTTTTTAAACTAAGCACTTTAGAATCTAAGGGCCCTTGGAGGTCATAGATAACCCCCAGGTTCACTTCTGCAGATGAAGTAActgattttacagataaagaaacggAGGCCCACAGAAACCACAGGTCCTCAAGTTCTGTATTTAGTGGCAAAACCAAATCTATAAGCTAATGTTCCCAAGTGTCAACTGATCTAATATAGCTGTGAAGTAGCTTCtgtgttaattctttttttcccctcttcataCCTTGCACTAAGCCTGGCACATGGAATGAATATGTTCAGCAAAGCTTTCTTGTACCAGAAATCCCTATGAAATCTAACTAGCTCAGTGCAAACACCCTGTACTAGTTGACAACTAAATTCAGGGTCAAGTGCTAACTCTCTCATCAGTCATAAGAAATGTATCCTATCAAATCACTTTTCCAGCTGTTACTACTAAGCATTATGTCTTCTGTGATGCAGGTGAATAATGTTCACATGCTTCATTCCCCTATGGGTATACCCAGGATTCTGTCCATCATCTGCTTGCAGTCTGAAAAGTTCTTACTCTTCCACCAGAAAGTTTCTCAGAAACATAAGTGAGAGTACTCTTATGGGGAACTCAAAACTCTTCTAATTTACACACAAAAGATatttacaaatttaaataaataagacaagTTACTTGTGATGTGCCTCATTAGTTTGTCAAGGTACAGCTGTTAAGAATGTTCCAGACCAAGAGTTTTTGCCACTGGGACACAGGCATGTGTCTTATATAGGAAAGAGTGGACGTTATCATCCTTGACTTGATCCTTAGAAGGTTAGGAGGATATATTTTGCTTATCTCTCAATTCATACCACAGGTTAACACAAGGAATCCATGAATTTTTCTGAACCTTTCTGGAGGCTACTAAAATTATTCTGGCCTAGTATTTGGTAGAGCATATACTCAAccctggccttccctggtggctcaaacagtaaacaatctgcctgcaatgtagaagactggggtttgatccctgggttggaaagatcccctggagaaggaaatggcaacccattccagtattcttgcctggagaattccatggacagaggaacctggtaggctacagtccagggggtcgcaaaaagagctggacacgattgagtgcctcacactttgacttttcactttcatactcaaCCTCGTATATATGGTTACGCCCTAAATTGTACATGCCTTCTAAATGAGTTTATCAGAAAAATGTTAGCATTTAATGAAACATTCCCAAAGACAGTGTGATAgccttgtttcttttgtttttggtttggtgAAGCTTACGGGATtttaagaagactcttgagagccccttggacagcagggagatctaaccagtccatcctaaaggaactcaggcctgaatgttcattgcaaggactgatgctgaagctgaaactccagtactttggccacctgatacaaagaactgattcatttgaaaagaccctgatgctgggaaagattgaaggcaggaggagaaggggacgacagaggatgagatggttggatggcatcaccgactcaatggacatgagtttgagcaagctccgggagttggtgatggacagggaagcctggcatactgcagtccatggggtcgcaaagagttggacatgactgagcgactgaactgaactgaactgattgagttttagctccccaaccaaacTCATGCACTTGGCAgtgactggactgccagggaatttccaaagACAGTGTTAAATGAGATCCAGGGTGACTAGGAAAATGTATTATGTGAAAATCTGttttagaggatttttttttggtgtaaaAGCATTCTGAGCAGGAACAAAAATCCTTTAAATATAagacaaaaatgaataataagggaaaaaaacattttactCACATAACAcacttatttaatctttataactcTGAGAAATACTAGATATtactcccattttgcagatgcagaaaacaagcTCAAAGGGGTGCGGTAGCCAAGGCTTCATCCCCAGTGATCACCTTATGCCTAGGCCAGTGGAGTCTTCATATAGTCCCCAGTGGCTCTCTAAAGCAGTActtcttttatttgtttgaaaaCTACCTTTAAGTTTGAATGCAAGCCCTCTGAATCTAATAATGTACAGTGAAAAAAGCACTGTATCCACTTTTCAGCCTTTTTCCAGCCTGATTATTCCTTGTAAGAAGCCCATTCTATCCCCCTCATCTTTTTAGGTGCTAAATGTTTGTCTCTCCTACCTTTATTACCTGTTGGGAAGGTCATCATTTATCATATATTTCAGGTATGAGTGTACAACGGTTTTACAGGATGGATGAGACTATAGTTCtctatctttttgtttgtttagttccccaaccagggatcaaacctctgccccctccattggaagtgtggagtcctaattACTGaaccccagggaattccctatagttcttatcttttaaaatatctttaaacatATCACTGAGCTAATGTGCCCAAGAGACAGTTAACAATGACTCAAAGTCCCCTTCCTAAGTTCCAGCTGATAATATACAGTCATCATCATATAAACAATACAGCTTAGTAGTTACAATGCAGCTTCTGGAGTGAGGCCAACCTAGGTCTGAATTCCAGCAATGCCAATTATAAGCTATGATCCTGAGTGGGATACTTTATCTAAACCTTGGGTTCCTCCTATGTAAAGATGCTACTATTACCTACATCCCTTAGAGTTGTGAGGATCAATTAAGGTAATGCATGTACCACATTTACACAGTATCTGGAAATAGTAAGTACTCAACAAATTTTAGTTATTACCTATTAAATAAAGGagtttagtttcagttcagttcagttgctcagtcatgtccaactctttgcgaccctgtgcactgtagcacaccaggcttccctgtccatcaccaattcctggagcttgctcaaactcgtccattgagtcagtgatgccatccgaccatctcatcgtctgttgtcccttctcctgccttcaatctttcccagcatcagggtcttttccaatgagtcagttcttcccatcaggtggccaaagtattggagtttcagcttcagcatcagtcctaccaatgaatattcaggcctgagttcctttaggatggactggttggatctccttgcagactcttgagggactttcaagagtcttcaacaccacagttcaaaagcatcgattcttcagcactcagatttctttatggtccacctctcacatccataagtgactactggaaaaaccatagctttgactatacagacctttgttgataaagtaatgtcgctgctttttaatatgctgtctaggtttgtcacagcttttcttccaaggaggaaacatcttttaatttcatggctacagtcaccatttgcagggatttttggagcccaagaaaataaagtctgtcactgtttccattgtttctcatctattttccatgaagtgatgggaccagatgccatgatcttagctttttgaatgttgagttttaagccaactttttcactcccctttttccctttcatcaagaggctctttagatcctctttgcgttctgccatgagggtggtgtcatcttcatatctgaggttgttgatatttctccctgcaatcttgattccagcttgtgctttatccagtccagtgtttctcatgatgtactctgcatataagttaaataagcaggatgacaatatacagccttgacatagtcctttccaatttggaaccagtctgttctatgtctggtcctaactgttgcttcttaacctgcatacagatttctcaggaggcaggtaaggtgttctggtattcccatatcttaaagaattttccacagtttgttgtgatccacacagtcaaaggctttagcatagtcaatgaagctgaaatagatgtttttctgcagttTGGTTTACTGATGAATTTTTAGGGTGCGTTCTTCTACTTATCCTTGGCCACCAGAGGGCACTATTGCCCTTGTCCATTTTAAAGAGGTCATTCCCAAGGTCAAGATGACCTCAATTCTGTCTTCTCTCCCTTGTCCTCTGGAGTTTTTTCAAACACTTAGCTGTATTTGGTCCTATAATTCACTTGGCTGCTTTATCCATGCTAATCCTTCTCCTTTAACTTTTTTCCCCACCTCCCCAGATCCCAAATAGTTTCAGAGAAAAGACTCTAAGCCAGTTCTTGGAAAATACCATTCAGtccctttgatccctgggttttcCCGCTGATCTTATAGCAATGGATGTCAGGACTGAACAACCTCAAAATAAGTCTGTTGCAGGAAGGTGGACCGTTTCCAGGGCCTGAAAAGTGTCTCTTGTCTAatattcagaaatgaattgtctgaggagacacacatgctgacaaagcaagagactgtaTTGGGAatgggcacctgggtggagagcagtagggtaagggaacccaggagaactgctctgccatgtggctcaaaGTCTTGGGTTTTATAGTGACAGGGTTAGTTTCTGGCTTGTCTTTGgacaatcattctgactcagggttcaTCTTGGTGGCacacgcattgctcagccaagatggatgccagcgagaaggattctgggaggggGTAGGGCATGTGGTGTCTCCTCTTAACCtttctgaactcttctggttggtggtggcttattagttccatgttccttagtaggacctcctgtcataaagtAACTCACGCAAATAGTTACTggggtgcctggccagggtgggcagtttcagtcagtgtgtttcccctaacaaGTCCATAAAGGCCTCATGACACTAGGCTCCAGGACACTGTAAGCATTATTGTTCCCCACCCTTCCTCTCAtcatgagagttccagaacagGTTACCCTCATGGCCACTCAGTAATATCCCTTTGGTAGCCTCACCCTAAGAATGCCTTCTGTCTGTTGGGGCACTGGAGTTCAGTCCTCTGGTCTGCAGGCTAGTCTCTGTGGATGATtaaccagagagaagaaaccaggTCAAACTATTCTAGGGTTAGGAGGAAATCCTCTGTGAGATGCTAAATTGGGAGCAGGTATTGATCAGTGGAGCTTTGAAGTCACCGAGGAGATAGCTAAGTTCAGTGCTGCTCTGGGGCACTATTTATGAAGTTCTTTCCTAGGATCTGATCCCCATACCAAAGAAGCATTACTTGGTAGGTGTAAAGCTAAGTATAAAGAAACCTGGCAAGAGAAAatgacttttctttctctctttccaagCTCAAGCTATAAACTAGGTTCTTTATCAATGGGATCTAGCTAAACCTGGCTTAGATGGTACTGAGACCTCTGAACTTTGTTACTTCTATGTAAGGAGATAAAAGGACTGTTCATCTGGGGTGTAGGTCAGTTCCTCTCTGCCCTTGGGTCAAGGACAGTGATAGTTTATTGAGGTAGAAAGGTTCTAAGTTCTTGTCTACCCCAGTGCCATGGTTCATTTAACAGTCTCTGGGGAGCACAGGATAAGTGTATATAGAAGACCGCCAAGTAAGTGTAAAggcccagaggccctgtgagagTAACAGGAGTGATGCAACAAAACAGGAGGTGATTTTGGGTGAAGGATTGTTCTGCAGCTCCTGATCTTTTGGTTATATGTGGTGTGGACTGGTTGTGTGGGGTTATGTGACTGGATGGTAATGAGACTAACGCCCAGGACCCAGAGGCTCTGGACTGCTCTGGAAGCCCTCACATTAAGGGGGCCTTTGCAGGAGTTGCTTTGTCTGATACtttcggatggtaaagaatcggcctgcgatgcaggagacctgggttctgatccctgggtcaggaagatcccctgaggagagaatggcaacccactccagtattcttgcctggagaattccatggacagaggagcctggtggactacagtccatagagtcacaaagagtaggacaggactaaGCAAATAACACTTCATAGACTTGGGTTTCCTGGCACTAATCACAGAACTGACTGCTGGCAAAGACCACCCGATATTCAGGTTCCTGCGTTTgctttccttctccacattttaGGATCTGTTGGTATCTATAATACCACGGCTTCTGCTTACCTCAAATGATTTCCAAGTAGCTAATTCTGGCATCATAGCCTGTGTCCACATGATGTCACCTAGTCTATGGCCATTAAGTCATTAACAAATGACATTGATCAAGAAAGCATGCCAATGGAGTAGGATCAGTTGCCGTGATAGTATTAAGTAAGGGGTTGGTTTCCGAGGACCTTTCAAAGGTCAAAGTCCTTGGAGCTTTTTTTTCTAACAGCTACCTTACAGTTAATCCTAAACGTGTTAAGGGCAAGGGGAAAAGCCTAAGAAGGAAGTTAACTGAGTTCTCAGGCACATACTTAACCACCTACACGCTTCCCCCCGCCCATCCACCCTCAATTAGCCTACCTCGGACGGTCCAATCCTCCCCGCCACAACTGCTGTCAATGGCTTAGGACCCGCCCCCCCCACGCACACTGGACCAATGGCCGAGTCCGAGGCGTGTCCCCCGGGAGGGGGCGGGACCGGGTTCCGGGCGGTAGGCGGGGCCTCACCGAGGACCCCGGGCTGGGCGCCGCCGCCGGCTCATCTACTCTATCCCTCAGCCTCCTCCTTTCAACCTTGTTCCCCTCGTCCGCGCGGCCTCTGGTGCAGCGGCGGCGCCTCTAGTTCCTGCCGCAgctctcttcccttcttccctccctggcAGATCCCCGAGTTCGCCCGCCATGGCTTTACTCACTGCGGCCGCCCGGCTATTCGGAACTAAGGTGAGCATCTAGGAGGGACCGTGCGGTTCCAGGGTGGGGCTGAGGCGACTGCAGGCCCTCAAGTCCGGGGTCTCCCTCCCCTACCCAGGCGCACCCCAGCGCGTCTTAAAGGGGCCCTGCGCTTGGCTGGCCGCCTGCCCTGCTTAGAGTTTCCAGGGCTATGTGCCTTCCGGCCCATTGCGGGTGAAGTGAGTGCTGCCCGCCCTGGCCTGAGGTCTTGGGCCGGTGGGGAGGCCGGGCCGAGCTGTCACCACGCGTGTCAAGGGTGGAAGAGGCGGGGCTGCTTGGCCTTGGAAAAAGGAGTGAAGAACATAGATGTATTCCACTGGGATTAGGGAAAGAGCCTGTTTGGAAGAAGGGGCTGGCTAAGAGAAGTGGCACGGGTGAGCAAATGTGCTCTCTCTATCCTGGGCCCGAGCTGGAGCCGTGGCTAATTTCAGCTTCGACTGGGTAGAGAGGTCCTTGTCAGGTTCAGAACTGCCGGCTTCCTCTTCTCCAACCCAGTTATTTAAGCATTTAGTGACCAAGCATAGCAGTTCCTTCTGGAGGAATGCGACTCGGGTCCTCTTTGTCCTTGGGACTTTTGCAGTTACTCTATATAGGAGGAGCTTGGGTAGGGTGGAGGGCTTGTGTAGAACCTTCTGCGATTATCGCATGTGATTGGGGAAAACTGTTCCTATAAACTGCAGGCTGATAAGTGAAGATAACTGGGCGGGAGATAGTAATTCCAAGGTTACATGACCGGTCCTACTACTTGCTCACTTGAGTTTTACTGTTGCTTTTAAGTCTGCTCTACCCAAGAAAGGTTCCTCTTTTGGGGGAcccctttactttttaaaaatttatttggctgcagcacacggaatctagttccctgaccaggggtggaatcCAGGCcctctgtattgggagcatggagtctaagccaccagggaagtgccatggGGGGCcctttatttgatttttgttatTGAGATCATAAGGAATATTATTGCTTACACAATGTTTTCAATTTCATATTACCAAAATTACCTTTGTCTCTGGGTAACTGGGTCCTTTAAACAGAAAGACTGGTGTGCTGAGGGGTCCCAGCCTTCTAATCCAAACAGGAACAGTCCCACAAGTGACCTTGACTCTGGCAAAGAACTTACACTTCTTTTTTCTGCAGTCAAATTAAAGCTGCCAGCACCTaaggggaggaaaggaaaaacctAGAAAGGTTTTGGCTTACAGTGTGTTATCTTGAATGGTTGGCAGATAAGTTAAAGCCTGTAGCATTTACAGGTTTTTCCAGgtactcagcagcagcagcacggtgGAGGCTGATCATTTAGGAGATACTTGTCTCACTTGATGGTAGTTCCTTCCACTACCAGGGAACAGGGAAAGGAAACCTCTTGGGAAATGAAACAAGTTCTGGATAGTGTTTTGGCAGAATAGGAGATACTATAATTAGCTCATTCCAGAGCTGCTAACTCTAC includes:
- the CNPY2 gene encoding protein canopy homolog 2, with the translated sequence MKGWGWLALLLGALLGTAWARRSQDLHCGACRALVDELEWEIAQVDPKKTIQMGSFRINPDGSQSVVEVPYARSEAHLTELLEEVCDRMKEYGEQIDPSTHRKNYVRVVGRNGESSELDLQGIRIDSDISGTLKFACESIVEEYEDELIEFFSREADNVKDKLCSKRTDLCDHALHISHDEL